The proteins below are encoded in one region of Streptomyces cyanogenus:
- a CDS encoding DUF6069 family protein: MSADARSAGRVPAGTRVRNRLIALAMAEVVAAATWLIGNAAGAALTVNQNGVTEITLAGALVTTLFAGLVGWGLLALLERFTPRARTAWTYVAGAVLLLSLFPTILADATAGTRLTLTVMHLMVGAVLIPSFRRSAREA, from the coding sequence ATGTCCGCAGACGCTCGCTCCGCAGGCCGAGTCCCCGCAGGCACCCGGGTTCGGAACCGGCTCATCGCCTTGGCCATGGCTGAAGTGGTAGCCGCAGCAACATGGTTGATCGGCAATGCGGCCGGTGCCGCACTCACCGTGAACCAGAACGGGGTAACGGAGATCACTCTCGCAGGAGCTCTCGTCACCACTCTCTTTGCCGGCCTCGTCGGCTGGGGCCTGCTTGCCCTTCTCGAACGATTCACGCCACGGGCGCGAACGGCATGGACGTATGTCGCCGGTGCAGTCCTTTTGTTGTCCTTGTTCCCCACGATCCTGGCTGATGCCACCGCCGGCACACGTCTGACGCTGACTGTGATGCACCTGATGGTGGGCGCGGTCCTCATCCCGTCCTTCCGTCGATCCGCGCGCGAGGCCTGA
- a CDS encoding response regulator transcription factor, with translation MGQFSTGTIRHGKPKRLHANLPTRRSLHPVVPQRTEQQGQGVLAILAVGSEESGMSELAQGLRRHGYRVEGAATGTKALQVHRNADLVLLDLDLPDLDGLEVCRNIRASSQTPVIAVTARESELDRVLVLQAGADDCMTKPYGIRELMARMDAIMRRIQPQWPLEQVIEHWPLRIDVNSREVRLDGRLIEVTRKEFDLLHLLASWPDTVIPRQQLTAQVWGDSVPLRGRTIDTHVSSLRSKLGSSSWIVTVRGVGFRLGNQ, from the coding sequence GTGGGTCAGTTTTCGACGGGCACGATACGGCACGGGAAGCCAAAACGTCTTCACGCGAACTTACCAACGCGGCGGTCCCTCCACCCTGTTGTTCCACAGCGGACAGAGCAACAGGGCCAGGGAGTTCTGGCGATCCTCGCGGTCGGAAGCGAGGAGAGCGGAATGAGTGAGCTCGCGCAGGGGCTGCGACGACACGGCTACCGGGTGGAGGGCGCCGCCACCGGGACCAAAGCGCTCCAAGTCCACCGAAACGCTGACCTCGTCCTGCTCGACCTGGACCTGCCCGACCTGGACGGACTCGAGGTCTGCCGCAACATCCGGGCCTCCAGTCAGACTCCGGTCATCGCCGTCACGGCGCGGGAGTCCGAACTCGACCGCGTGCTGGTCCTGCAGGCCGGCGCTGACGACTGCATGACCAAACCGTACGGCATCCGTGAGCTGATGGCCCGTATGGACGCCATCATGCGCAGGATCCAGCCGCAGTGGCCCCTGGAGCAGGTGATCGAACACTGGCCCCTTCGGATCGACGTGAACTCACGGGAGGTACGCCTCGACGGAAGGTTGATCGAGGTGACCCGTAAGGAATTCGACCTCCTCCACCTCCTCGCTTCCTGGCCTGACACGGTCATTCCCCGCCAGCAGCTGACGGCTCAGGTGTGGGGTGACTCCGTGCCGCTGCGCGGGCGGACCATAGACACGCATGTCAGCAGCCTGCGCAGCAAGCTCGGCTCCAGTAGCTGGATCGTCACCGTACGCGGCGTCGGATTCCGGCTCGGTAACCAGTGA